The Archocentrus centrarchus isolate MPI-CPG fArcCen1 chromosome 1, fArcCen1, whole genome shotgun sequence genome includes the window TGGCACATTTCAGTCGATGCAGGTTTTGGGTAAAAATATAAAGGTGGTACCTGAATGTTTCATTTGCCCATAGCTAAGAAAAACCGGGGATTACAAATACAAAATCAGGTAAGAGATTTTGGTTTTGGAGCTTTAAAAATCTAACAGTGGTATTTCTCAGGGAGCTAGCTTTTCTGAGGATCTGTTGTGAGGTATACAATGCGGATGTAGCTTAAGCCTCCTTTCTGAAGCTTAGAATGAACAGAATTTACAAAAAGGACTTAATGTTTTGTTCAGTGTGATGCAAAATGACTGACTGAGCCCTTAAGCTTAGCAGGAACATGTTTACAGAGGGCAAAGTAGAGCGTGCTTTTCCCACAGCCTTGTATAGGATGGAGGTCTTTTGCAATCACAGGtatcaccccacccccccaccgaTGGCCTTTAAAAGTAAAGTGCTTCTGTGTTAGCTTCGCTTTTGAGACCTGGAAGCTCCTCtgtcttttatactgtctgtggttATTAGTGAAAATAGAAAACCCATTATTTTTcgatttaaaattaaatctaTTTCTGAGCCAGGAATAGGTGCCGTTTTGTTTATTGAGGAATTCcttaatatgatgtcagtgCCACGCAGAACCTCAAACAGAGGTTTTATGTTCTCTGAGTAGTATTAAATATTGTTCTTGCTAAGTCAGTTCCTGCTCAGGCAGCAGTAGTGGATTGGAAGGATTTATTTTGAAACCTTTCCCTGTTTGGAGGgttcacacttgctgatcagtGATGTCTGGTGTCTTTACCAGCGGGAATCTTCGACCCCTACATCCCCCCAGAGGGTGACGCTCGTCTTTCCACTCTGTCAAAAGACGGCCTGAAACAACGCACGGAGCAGATACGACAGAGTGCCGCCTCACAGCTGGCGTAAGATCGtcctctctgtgtctttgttttgtttctggtgtGCTGATACTTTGCTTTTCTGGATCTTTCTGGGAAGAACTAAGTTTGGCATGGGTGGatctttgttatatttttcattCCAGCTGTTTCATTGTATTCCTTCAGCTTCTCGTGGTGAACTAACTGGATTCTTTTTGATGTTGTTTCAGGATTCGTAAAATCAAAGAACACGACTCTGCGTTTACGACGAAGGATTTTGCAGAGAAAGCTCAAGAAATCTTTATTGAAGCTCACCACGCCCTGACACAGTGAGAAAATAAACCCGTCTCACTTCACGTAGTCAGCTGACGGCTCACCTCAGCCTCGCAGTCAGGGAGTGACTCTGTGACTCTGTACTGCGGCACATTCGTTACAGAAGTGAGAGACACACTCAGGCTGCCTTCTGCTCTCACAGTGAAACAGTCTTTATTGGTAATCTATAATGATAAACTGATTATCATTATAAGCCAAAGTACATTGCAGTGTAATATGATAGGCACAATGCATATTCACACTGATCAAATCAAGTCTGCAGGGGCACAAATATACACTCACTAGacagtttattaggtacaccttgctggtaCTGAGTTGGACCCTTTTTGCCtccagagctgccttaattctttgtgacacagattcaacaaggtgctgtaaacagtcctcagagattttggtccatattgacatggtagcatcacacagctgctgcacatccatgagaatctcctgctccaccacatcccaaaggtgctctgttggattgagctCTGGTGACTGACTAAGGGACcgaaagtgtgccaagaaaatatcccctgcctcgttacaccaccaccaccaccccgaGCCACTGAGAcatggcaggatggatccatgccaTCCATCCAAGATTCATTAGACCAGtcgattttttttccccaaatttcCATAGTCAAGTCTTGGTGAGGCTTTATGACTTGTAGCCTCAGATTCTCGGCTAACAGGAGCAGcactcagtgtggtcttctgtcgCTATAGCTCATCTCCTTTGAGATTccatgtgctgtgtgattgaGGTTGTAACACGATTCAAATTCAATTTAATAACCCTCTGACTTAAAGAAGATTGTCTTAGTTAATATTATCCagtcattgtaaaaaaaaaaaaactgaaggtaaatgtaaattaattttgATTTATGAAGATACTTTGCCATGAGAACTTGAATTTGCTAGATTTTATTCTTTTGCAACAACACATTTACTCAGTAAGGATAATTTTGTTTTAGACTTTTTACCAGCTGTGAAGATGTAGAGCCTGCTGTACAGTAAAGCAGCGTGCCATGAAAAATCTCTGGTTTAGGTTCAGATTTAAAGAGGAAGATTAACACCTTCTGTCTGAATTTCAGGTTCAACAAGCAGAAACTTCACGCCCTGGTGACTGAAAGGTGTTATCCTGTAAGTTGTGAAATCCTGGAGGCAATTTTGTTTATTCGGTCcctcattttattttagtcaACCAGTTGTTCAACTGCATTGTGCTCAGGAGATGACAAGGGGTAACCGATACAAGACGATCAGTTGGAGGTTTGTGGCGTCCCTGGAGCCTCCCAGAGTGGTCCATGCCCGCTGTCCCGACATGGTCTCCAAAGGCAACCTGTATGGCCAGGTGACGGTCCGCATGCACTCCAAACAGGTACGACTAACGTGTTACTGGACTGTTAACCAATCAAAAATCGCAATGTAATGTAAGTGTTGGTGTGTTTCTGTTGGATTCATACAGCTAATGTGCAGAACACTTTAGAGCAAGTACATTTAGAGTTTGAGGTTGAGCTGTGATTGTGAAACAGGCTCTGGAGTGTCTCTGCTGCCTATATGAACTAAAGCCATCTGTAGTAGATGAGATAACAATGCTTCACTCACTGACAGCGTGCCTTTGTGCAAAGGACATGAATCACTTCTGAGATGCTGTTAACCTCAGCTCTGTGAGTTCTGGCAAAACACAAAGGGCCAACTTATTTAATCAAATTACATTAGAAACAGTTTATTAATTTCACTACTCGGGTGTATTAATGCTTTAATATGTACTCGCTTTTTATCCTCCTGCTTTTGTGGGAGGATGTTGTTGTCATACCGTTTGTTTGCCTGAGACTCCAAAATCACCAGGAGTTGAGCCATTAAATCTGGCAtatggattttttatttttgtgcaacACGGTGTTCATATTCCTGGATATTTAGCATTATGAATAAAGTGATATTATACATGCATTAAGAGCAGATTATGTAGGATGGGTGCATTGTGTAGTAATATTCTTGTACACAAGAGTATAATAggatgtgaataccttgtaagtatgcattatatctggcttattgttatagaaATACATTATGTAGTACAcacccttgtacaagagtgcagtatgtactttcTCTAAATGTTTTGCatctgttctaggatgtggttagcaaaaagtatttgtagaaatgttaaagataatcacagaatattaaTCTTAGTCTTGTCTATTTTtggtcttttattttatttgactcTTCTCAAAAAACTGTTCAGTGTATGTTTTGATGTTTCCTTCTGCTCTTTGGCACTTGGTCACAATACTGGCGTGTCTCATGTAAGTCACTCTGTATTGGCTTGTTGAAAGATGACATAAAATGACCTTTGCTGCAGGTTTGGTTTTATTCCAGAAGCCATTTGACTTGTGAACTCACACATTTTAGACTCAGCATGTTGCTTTTGTAGCTTTCGATGTTGTTGTTGGCCGTTAGTCCTTCTATAATTCAGCTCTTATTTTCTCTATTTGCTTCAAAATTCCCCTTGTGGGACAAATGCAATATTTTCGACTGGGCTGAACTAAAGCTCGGAGCCCCTGGAGCAAGTTTTTTAGAGTTGCTGAGTTCTGCGTTTCACACAGTTGTTGTAGGagttatgtaaaataaaatccaagGGCAGTTTCAGGTTTGTGTTCATGTCAAAGTCAGGATTTAGGCGACTGAATTAACCTCTGTTTATGTGTCCAGACTCTGGCCGTCTATGACCGCTTCGGGAGGCTGATGCTAGGAAGCGAGGAGCAGCCAAAGGACGTATTGGAGTACCTGGTCATAGAAAGACACCTCATCAACCCCTATGGCCAGTGGCGGTTACACGGAAAAATAGTGCCATCTTGGGCTCCTGCCAAGGACCCAATTATTAAGGTGAGCCTCTACACTGCTCACGTTTATCTTTTAGTAAGACAGAGGCAGAGGTCCAAGGCTCTCTTTCTGTCAAATGGTAATTAGAAAACCTTTATTAACTGGTCTGTTCATACTTCACTTTTAATGGACACATGAACAAGGCTGACAAAGTATGTTAGCTGTTGCAAGCTCTTTGATATACTAAATATACTTCAgcctttttcataaaaaaaaaaagttgcgtTTGACCTCTGTCTCAATTCCGCTCCAGACGTCTTTCCTGAGACTGTCTGGACTTCTCAGGGTCTTCTATTCTGCATTTTTAATCTCCATGTACTTCACTGACAGTATTTCTATGGGCCTGAGAGGCCAGAGCCTTGAAGGAATACATTGCTGTCCACATTTCATGTCACACTGTGATATAGAGCACCAAGAGAGCACTTCAGTTCAATTTGAGCTCTTCTTTTCTAGCTGCCACAGCAGGCCAAACCTTCCTAAGGTTTATAAATCCTGCTTCCTCGGTGGCTAAAAACTTTGACCCAGCACAAAAATTACAGTTCCAATAACCAGACACGTTACAAAAACGATTAAATGTGTCGTACGTGTGTGGCTTGCGCGGCTCTCACTTGTacaatctgaaaaaaagaagggaAGTCCGCTTTACCTCAAGACTATTTAGCAAACTAGCAACAACACTTCTAAGCTAAAAAAGAAGCTCTGTTATCAGATCTCTGCCTCCTCAGTTTTCATCAGAAGAGAGCCCGTGCTGCTGATTGAGCTGGATGTGTTTTATATACTGGGGGTTATATTTTCCCTCTATCACCCCTGAAATTTATGCTCATGCATTTATGCATATATGGCATTTTACAACAAGGTGAAATTATACAATAATTTGCACCATAACAGGTTAAAATCTACACTTTTCAGCGACTAAAGTCAAAACTAAAAGATGATCTTATTTTGTATGCCAAATATAATTTGTAAATTACTGAAAATATACATTAGAGCAGCATTTGAGTTAAAGGTGGTTAATTGCTTACCGCTGCTGTCATCTGCTGCATTAAGTTGAATCTCCTATAAGTTGCTTCCATGCAAACGTGTCAGTGAGATtcagtaaatgaaaaacaaagcaggagGCTGAAATAGGAGATGACTTGCATTAAATGCATCGCTGCCGAGAGTGTAACCACCTTAAACGTGTGAGTCAGCCCCTGCTGTGTCTCAGATATTCATGGCAGATGGAGCTGTAATGTTGCCtggaaggtgtttttttttttcttccatcaaCATCAGAGATCTGCAAAAAGTGTTAGTCATACTGTcaaaaaaatatgaagttgGTATACTCAACACCTCGTGCTTTATCTATCGATGATATGTGATGGTGTCAGCTGTGAACAAGTGCAGCGTGTTGTCTCTTACTCAGTGTTTAGACCAAGAAAGCAAAGGAACTGTATGTCACCTGTAATGGACTGAATATGTGTATCCTGATCCCTAATCCCAGTGAGCTTTCATTCTAATACCAATACTCTAATGAATTCTTACTCTAATACTCAGTCACTGACTGAGCTATTGATCATTtctcagtcagcagcaggtaccttaaaatgtgttttaggtTTGATCACTCAGGCTACACTAAACAGCCTTTCTGCTGTTCTGAATGTTGGTCTTGAAGGTTGATTACTATTGGAACAAAATCTGCTGTTACATGTCTTGTGGAAATCATTAGGATTTGAGAgtgttatttaaataaaattccaCTTTTTTTCACCCTAAATGTTGATTTGGAAACAGTGCTTATCTTCTCCTCTCGCTCTTTCAGACGGTCATGATTCCCGGTCCAAAGCTGAAGCCAGGTCAAGAATTTGATGCCCTAAACTATGAAGTTCCTAAACCAGAGGCAGTGCAGTGGTCTAAATGAGCCACCAGGTGGCACTGCTCCTTTCTTTAAACCACAGGAGGACTGTATTCATGGGCCaagtgctgtttaaaaaaagttgGCTGTAGCTGGTTATAATTTGTCCACTTTGGCAGGAAACCAGACTTCCCTATGAGGGTTGTTTCTGTTTGAAAAAGGATTTTGGCTGTTGAGGCACAGGAAGCAGCAGGTGAGTTTGAGAATGAACAAAGTGCTGCAGAGTGAAGccaataaaacagcttttttttttcctccatagaAGATCATACAACAGTGTGACAGCTCTTTTCATGATGGTTTTTGTCTCAAACTCTTTGTTTCATGCAGTTTAATGTCCATATGTAAGAAATAAAATGCTCAGATATACagaaatggaatcatttatttCTGTGATGGGTATGCTCAGGAAATGTGAAGTGTCCCACCTGGTTTTTGCACAACTTAATGTaagcacaaatatatatatatgtatataattttttttgtgccaaCAATTTTCAGtacactcattaaaaaaaaaacaaacacaaacattgcTTACAAAACTAGATCAGTCCATTGACAAAAAACTTGGAGCCATGTTTAACATTAAAATCACTATATTACACTGTAGCAGCAGAGGAGCTGATGATAACCACCACTGAATATCAAAGAATATTTGTTTGCATGAACATGTAGCTTAATTACATCTTAACTGAAAACTGCTGACGTTTGAAGTCCAGAATCTTCCCatatttgtctattttttttaaaaactggctCAAATTTATGAGCAGTGATTCAGAACTTAAAGTAATATTCACTAATGTGATACACTGAAATGTCAAGCACAGTCTCAATGTGAAGAAGTGATTAGCTCATAATTAATATCTAATAATTATAAGacctgtctttaaaaaaaacactttttttttttaatgatttcatgTTGAAGGAATTTTTAAAACATCTCATCTCATAAGTGGTCATTCCTTTAGTGACCAAGGAATAAGTGAGTATTCCTGTGTTGCGAATCACTTCACGTTTTTGGCTTTAAGTATTATTTTGTGCATTAAAAAAGTGGTAATATGGTAGCCATTTTTCTACACTCGCTCTTTTCATGTCTTTACTCGACACTTACAGAGAAGGCTTGAAAAAGTAGCTACTCACCGAACGACAAGGAAAACATTAGGATCATTTCCCCTGAAAGCTCTTTCACTTTCTGGGATGTAGCTTTAAGTAGTAATTTGTGCATAGAAAAAATTTCATACTTGGAAAGTAATCAGCCTAATCAACAAATAGGTTAGCAGACTAGTCGTGCTAGCTGCAGCGTTTTTAAAAGGTGACTGCAAATTGCCATATATTTGCTGTGTAAATTTCACAGTGTTTATAATGTTAATATTGTCCCACTTTTAGTCTAACTGGTGTCCAGACCACACCATccacatacatggaaatgccATAGTTTTATAAATGTTCAGATGTAAAACAATCATGCAGGTTTCGATACACTTTAAGGGGTAGAATTGTGAGGGTGTTCATGGGGACTTATGGGTTATTATGATTCAATTAAGGGGACCTGTTGAGCTTATGAGATGACCACATTAAGGGATATCCCCGCTCAGTTACATCGAATAGAGAGCacagtagaaaaaaactgaaacctagcttttggctcacagggataaTTTGCACACACTGTCATTAAAAACTCGTGACTGTGCTTAAATATGATCAACTACCAATGTGACACtatatggatgtgtgtgtgtatatagtcaatTAAGCAAAAAGGTATGCATAGTTTTATCAATACTTTTGAAATGTAACTGCATATCCAGTGTATTCCTGCTTgacattttattctttattttacattttttaatgaaaattgaGTCATGCGGTGTACGTTCATATGAGGCAGGAATATTCCAAAGTGTCTTCTCTGAGAGTGCTGTGGACTTAACTTGAGCTCATTTTAGCTCAGCCATCAACGTGCTCTAATCTCATGGCAAAATTGTTCGTTGTCAGttaagcaaacacaaaaacacaaaacccttTTCATTTAATATGTGGGatagaaacaggaagaaagggCGCTTCATCTAATTGCTTTAGATGCCCTTCTATCACTGAACAAATGGCTTTCTGCATTTCATTTAATGGGGTACATAAATCTTCTCTATATGCattagtaaaaaataaatgtattttcaggCAGCTTTGCACAGCCTGTAGTGTCCAGCTTATCAAGTCTGGCCTTCTAGGTTCTTAGACATGTGGGCATGCCCCAGCTGGTTGGCAAACTTGAAGTAATTCAGTTTAGTctgtaattaatatttaataatctgTCAGAAAGGAATTTTGTCATTGCCAGCTGCAGGGAAGCTCTTCTGTAGCTGAGTCTGTAATCCACGAGTAGCTAGGGAAGTGTAAGGTTACAGGTCAGGTGGAAATACAAGAGCCTCAGCAGCACACTCTGCatcatcctcttcatcttcctctggGATATTCTCAGGCTCCCATGTAAAGACATCTGATGCATTGTCTGTGAATGAGCCAGATGTGCTCCTTACCATCTCCCAAGGGCACAGAGCATCTCGCCGGCCCAGAGCTAAATTTGCTTTAGACTCATCTGTTTGCTCGGAGCTCATGTCTGCTGGAGTCTCTTCTACACTAAGGCGGCTCTGACTTTCTGTGACATCCTTGTCACTGTTGGGAATATCATTTTTGTCTGCTCCATTGCTATTTTGCTTTTGGAATGTTTCAGCTGTCTCCCACGGACAAACGTCTGTCCGAGTGCTGTCTTGTTTTTGGAGAGTTTTCGGTTCTCCTGTCTCCCACGGACAAACGTCTGTCCGAGTGCTGTCTTGTTTTTGGAGAGTTTTCGGTTCTTCTGTCTCCCACGGACAAACATCTGCCCGTGTACTGTCTTGCTTTTTCAGAActtttgctgtttctgttttcaaaGGAGAAACATCTTCCTCAGAAATCCCCTTTCTTTGTAGTTTATCCGATGCGTTTGATACTTCAGTTTTGACCATCCCTGTTTCTTCTGTCTCCAATGGACAAACATTTGTCTGAGCAGTGTTTTGTCTTACATAGCTCTCATATGTTTTGGGGATCTCTGGCGTTCCTGATTCTGGTTCCTCAGTTTCCCATGGACAAACCTCTGCCGGCCTTTTAAGTTCTTGTGACATTGTTTTGGTAGCAGCAGCTTTTTCAGGTAGTTCTGTTTCCCAGGGGCATACATCAACTCTTGTGCTGTCTTTCCCGTCAGTATGTTCTGAAGTACCTTTCAAAAGCGAGGCATCTGTTTCTGAGTCTTCTGGATTGTCTTGTTCACTTTCCCAGGGACAAATATGTACCTTGATTGTCATTTGCGGAGTTGAGTCTGTATTTGTTGGCTCTGTGTTACTGTCTTCCCATGGGCAAATATCTTCTTTGATTGTAGGGGGATCAGGGAAATCCCATGGACAACTCGCTGCTGTTTTGTTCATCTGTTTACCCCAGTTCATGGCAGGTGATATAGCATGGTATTGTTgctcattatttaaaatttcttttgatGCACCAGGATAGATGGCGGCTTTCATGACCTCTCGTTGAAGGGGCACTGTCAGTGTTCCCCTGTTTTCCAAAGGATTTAAGTTTTCATATACACCTTCAGCCTTGTCTTGCACATCCCATGGACAAACATTAGCATATTCATTATCTTGTCTTACTGAAGGCTGGGGAGTTTCTGCAGTCTCCCAGGGACATATG containing:
- the mrpl45 gene encoding large ribosomal subunit protein mL45, translated to MAMPMRRALGALRRTTCSSLKNAETSLDVQHPIPLFLPVRTKKRYFIPPAVGMKGKSEGNPEAKARAAGIVFRQQYFERPINIACTAGIFDPYIPPEGDARLSTLSKDGLKQRTEQIRQSAASQLAIRKIKEHDSAFTTKDFAEKAQEIFIEAHHALTQFNKQKLHALVTERCYPEMTRGNRYKTISWRFVASLEPPRVVHARCPDMVSKGNLYGQVTVRMHSKQTLAVYDRFGRLMLGSEEQPKDVLEYLVIERHLINPYGQWRLHGKIVPSWAPAKDPIIKTVMIPGPKLKPGQEFDALNYEVPKPEAVQWSK